The following are encoded together in the Lactuca sativa cultivar Salinas chromosome 1, Lsat_Salinas_v11, whole genome shotgun sequence genome:
- the LOC111899395 gene encoding uncharacterized protein LOC111899395, whose product MANPTNAAEGRRQMFESFYSVIALVFILVACVELCDASTVVDVYRLIQYDIAGVPFGSRVASLNHHAGSSLFAPGSDLSRTVVIFPLSELNETFIREYIEQGKPLGGLLLLLPRIFHPDNSETVGGHGVSSDKENLKKILVNLEQKLIHSSIHYPVYFAFEDEDLDSVLADIKKNDAAGQPATATTGGYKLIVTSPTPKKLTSPTITNIQGWLPGLKGDGDSNQLPTIAIVASYDTFGAAPGLSVGSDSNGSGVVGLLEIARLFSILYSNPHTRGKYNLLFGLTSGGPYNYNGTHKWLRSFDQRLRESIDYAICLNSLGSGENGLWVHVSKPPENAYVKQIFEGLSDVAQELGLKVGLKHKKINISNSRVAWEHEQFSRLRVTAATVSGLSVAPNLLENTGGLSDNREFVSEDAVVQSVKLVAESLARHIYGQQGKKMEIFADNTSLGVNPFYIKSWLHLLSTTPRVAPFLSKDNPFIMALKKELADHVAEVNLQHDVLDGMFTFYDSTVATLQIYQVASVTFDLLLLLVLGSYLITLFSFLVITTRGVDDLISLFRRPPSRKAKAA is encoded by the exons ATGGCGAATCCCACGAATGCAGCAGAGGGGCGACGACAAATGTTCGAATCATTCTATTCGGTCATTGCACTTGTATTCATATTAGTGGCCTGTGTGGAGCTCTGTGATGCATCTACAGTCGTCGACGTTTACCGTCTTATACAGTATGATATCGCCGGTGTTCCTTTTGGATCTCGTGTCGCATCTCTTAATCACCACGCTGGTTCTTCTCTCTTTGCTCCTGGTTCCGATCTCTCCCGTACTGTTGTCATATTTCCCCTAAGTGAATTGAACGAAACATTCATTCGAG AATATATTGAACAGGGAAAGCCTTTAGGGGGCTTACTACTTCTACTTCCTCGAATCTTTCATCCTGACAACAGTGAAACTGTTGGTGGACATGGTGTAAGCTCTGATAAGGAGAATTTGAAGAAAATCCTGGTGAATTTAGAGCAGAAGCTAATACATTCTAGTATCCAT TATCCTGTGTATTTTGCTTTTGAAGATGAAGATTTAGACTCAGTGTTAGCTGATATCAAGAAAAACGATGCAGCTGGTCAACCTGCAACTGCAACTACTGGGGG ATACAAGCTTATTGTCACATCACCAACTCCCAAGAAACTCACATCTCCCACAATCACCAACATCCAG GGGTGGTTGCCTGGTTTAAAAGGTGATGGAGATTCAAACCAACTCCCAACTATAGCCATTGTAGCATCATATGATACATTTGGAGCAGCTCCG GGATTATCTGTTGGAAGTGATAGCAATGGTAGTGGTGTTGTTGGACTTCTTGAAATTGCAAGATTATTTTCCATCTTATATTCCAACCCTCACACTAGAGGAAAGTATAATCTACTCTTTGGTTTGACATCTGGTGGACCTTATAACTACAATGGAACTCACAAG TGGCTTAGAAGTTTTGATCAACGTTTGAGAGAAAGTATTGATTATGCTATCTGCTTGAATAGCCTTGGGTCAGGGGAAAATGGGTTATGGGTTCATGTTTCTAAGCCTCCAGAGAATGCATATGTTAAACAAATCTTTGAA GGTTTATCTGATGTAGCACAAGAACTAGGGCTCAAAGTTGGGCTAAAGCACAAGAAAATCAACATTTCTAATTCCCGA GTAGCATGGGAGCATGAACAGTTTTCAAGGTTAAGAGTTACTGCAGCAACAGTTTCTGGACTTTCTGTTGCTCCAAATTTGTTGGAAAATACTGGAGGTCTTTCTGATAACAG AGAGTTTGTAAGTGAAGATGCAGTTGTTCAGAGTGTGAAATTGGTTGCTGAAAGTCTTGCA AGGCATATATATGGTCAACAAGGGAAGAAGATGGAAATATTTGCAGATAACACAAGTTTGGGTGTGAATCCTTTTTACATAAAATCATGGCTTCATCTTTTATCAACAACACCTCGTGTTGCTCCATTTCTCTCCAAGGACAATCCATTCATCATGGCATTGAAAAag GAATTAGCAGATCATGTTGCAGAGGTGAATTTGCAACATGATGTGCTTGATGGAATGTTCACATTTTATGACTCCACAGTTGCTACACTCCAGATTTATCAG GTTGCGAGTGTGACATTTGACTTGCTGTTGCTATTAGTCCTGGGATCATATTTAATTACACTTTTCAGTTTCCTTGTCATAACTACCAGG GGAGTGGATGATTTGATCAGTCTTTTCCGACGTCCTCCATCACGGAAAGCCAAAGCAGCTTGA
- the LOC122196111 gene encoding uncharacterized protein LOC122196111, protein MYYEFGIFSTIYGGKEMPNWISCRSKGPSVSFTIPSSPNSLRGLNFCYVYTFPFPYDQFILLPMITISNITKNCTWIYNHYVYRVNVGEECVILLSHWMFGMNEMEGGDQVTITTVTEDVEQLTEECGVSFVFDDGKMDEEEDVLGYYKSWNHIIGGDLSAFQATTGEYYLSSRRHLWHGTGVVPFYRDVIQKDSPIYKEKKGCFRALSPR, encoded by the exons ATGTATTATGAATTTGGCATATTCAGCACAATTTATGGGGGGAAAGAGATGCCAAATTGGATTAGTTGTAGAAGCAAGGGGCCATCAGTATCATTTACCATCCCATCATCTCCAAACAGCCTTAGAGGATTGAACTTCTGCTATGTCTACACGTTTCCATTTCCATATGATCAGTTCATACTCTTGCCAATGATCACAATTAGCAATATAACGAAGAACTGCACCTGGATATACAATCATTATGTTTACAGAGTCAATGTAGGTGAAGAATGTGTAATATTGTTAAGCCATTGGATGTTTGGGATGAATGAAATGGAAGGTGGAGATCAGGTTACTATTACTACTGTAACAGAAGACGTAGAACAACTTACAGAGGAGTGTGGGGTGAGTTTTGTGTTTGATGATGGAAAGATGGATGAAGAAGAGGATGTGTTGGGTTATTACAAGTCGTGGAATCACATCATTGGTGGAGATCTCTCTGCTTTTCAAGCAACAACAGGAGAATACTACCTGAGCAGCAGGCGACATCTATGGCATGGCACTGGGGTGGTTCCATTTTATCGTGATGTCATCCAAAAAGACAGCCCCATATATAAAG AAAAGAAAGGTTGCTTTAGAGCTTTATCGCCAAGATAG